The Nycticebus coucang isolate mNycCou1 chromosome 5, mNycCou1.pri, whole genome shotgun sequence genome window below encodes:
- the TXNIP gene encoding thioredoxin-interacting protein yields MVMFKKIKSFEVAFNDPEKVYGSGEKVAGRVIVEVCEVTRVKAVRILACGVAKVLWMQGSQQCKQTLDYLRYEDRLFLDDQPTGENEMVIMRPGNKYEYKFGFELPQGPLGTSFKGKYGCVDYWVKAFLDRPSQPTQEIKKSFEVMDLVDVNTPDLMAPVSAKKEKKVSCMFIPDGRVSVSARIDRKGFCEGDDISIHADFENTCSRIVVPKAAIVARHTYLANGQTKVLTQKLSSVRGNHIISGTCASWRGKSLRVQKIRPSILGCNILRVEYSLLIYVSVPGSKKVILDLPLVIGSRSGLSSRTSSMASRTSSEMSWVDLNIPDTPEAPPCYMDIIPEDHRLESPTTPLLDDMDGSQDSPIFMYAPEFKFMPPPTYTEVDPCILNNNVQ; encoded by the exons ATGGTGATGTTCAAGAAGATCAAGTCTTTTGAGGTGGCCTTCAACGATCCTGAAAAGGTGTATGGCAGTGGCGAGAAGGTAGCCGGACGGGTGATAGTGGAGGTGTGTGAAGTAACTCGAGTCAAAGCCGTTAGGATCTTGGCTTGCGGAGTGGCCAAAGTCCTCTGGATGCAGGGATCCCAGCAGTGCAAGCAGACCTTGGACTATCTACGCTACGAAGACAGGCTTTTCCTGGACGACCAGCCAACAG gTGAGAATGAGATGGTGATCATGAGACCTGGAAACAAATACGAGTACAAGTTCGGCTTTGAGCTTCCTCAGGG GCCTCTGGGAACATCTTTCAAAGGAAAATATGGATGTGTAGACTACTGGGTAAAGGCTTTTCTTGATCGCCCCAGCCAGCCAacacaagaaataaagaaaagctttGAAGTGATGGATCTGGTGGATGTCAATACCCCTGATTTAATG GCACCCGTGTCTgctaaaaaggagaagaaagtttCCTGCATGTTCATTCCTGATGGGCGGGTATCTGTCTCTGCTCGAATTGACAGAAAAGGATTCTGTGAAG GTGATGACATTTCCATCCATGCTGATTTTGAGAATACATGTTCTCGAATTGTGGTCCCCAAAGCTGCCATTGTTGCCCGCCACACTTACCTTGCCAATGGCCAGACCAAGGTGCTGACTCAGAAGTTATCATCAGTCAGAGGCAATCATATTATCTCAGGGACATGTGCATCATGGCGTGGCAAGAGCCTTCGGGTGCAGAAGATCAGACCGTCTATCTTGGGTTGCAACATTCTTCGAGTTGAATATTCTTTACTG ATATATGTTAGTGTCCCTGGCTCAAAGAAAGTGATCCTTGATTTGCCATTGGTAATTGGCAGCAGATCAGGTCTAAGCAGCCGAACATCCAGCATGGCCAGCCGGACCAGCTCTGAGATGAGTTGGGTAGATCTAAACATCCCTGATACCCCAGAAG ctcCTCCTTGCTATATGGATATCATTCCTGAAGATCACCGACTGGAGAGCCCCACCACTCCTCTGCTAGATGACATGGATGGCTCTCAAGACAGCCCTATTTTTATGTAtgctcctgagttcaagttcaTGCCACCACCGACTTACACTGAG GTGGATCCCTGCATTCTCAACAACAATGTGCAGTGA